A stretch of the Balearica regulorum gibbericeps isolate bBalReg1 chromosome 15, bBalReg1.pri, whole genome shotgun sequence genome encodes the following:
- the DEXI gene encoding dexamethasone-induced protein encodes MPAAVSARLDSLESWAFHALLVLPYMFYVGLFFVNVLILYYAFLMEYIVLNVGIVFLPEDMDQALVDLGVLSDPGSVLYETDSELDVFDGYLE; translated from the coding sequence ATGCCCGCCGCGGTCTCGGCACGTCTGGATTCGCTGGAGTCCTGGGCCTTCCATGcgctgctggtgctgccctATATGTTTTACGTGGGCTTGTTCTTTGTCAACGTGCTGATCCTGTACTATGCCTTCCTGATGGAGTACATCGTTCTCAATGTAGGCATCGTCTTTCTGCCCGAGGATATGGACCAGGCTCTGGTGGATCTGGGGGTGCTCTCCGACCCTGGCTCCGTGCTCTACGAGACGGACAGCGAGCTGGACGTCTTTGATGGGTACTTGGAGTGA